A genomic stretch from Clostridiales bacterium includes:
- the cobJ gene encoding precorrin-3B C(17)-methyltransferase: MAKLYIVGIGPGSVENMTIKAYNAIKNSDVIVGYTFYMALVEDLIKDKEVISTGMHGEIERCAMAIEKAKQGFNTVIISTGDAGLYGMAGPVIEMADGIDVEVIPGVTSSFAAAAELGAPIMHDFCTISLSDLLTSWDTIEKRLKCACEGDFVIALYNPKSKGRKDNLKRAVDIISEYKKADTPVGIVKNAGREGNEKRITTLSNIDYDFADMRTVLIIGNSGTYIKEGHIITPRGYKI, from the coding sequence ATGGCAAAACTTTATATTGTAGGGATAGGTCCAGGGTCAGTTGAAAACATGACAATAAAAGCATACAACGCCATAAAAAATTCAGATGTTATCGTAGGCTATACTTTTTATATGGCTCTGGTTGAGGATCTCATCAAGGATAAAGAGGTAATATCGACAGGCATGCATGGGGAGATTGAAAGGTGTGCCATGGCAATCGAAAAGGCAAAGCAGGGATTTAATACTGTGATAATAAGCACCGGCGATGCAGGGCTTTACGGAATGGCAGGACCGGTGATTGAGATGGCGGATGGGATAGATGTGGAAGTCATCCCCGGTGTCACCAGTTCATTCGCGGCGGCGGCAGAGCTTGGGGCTCCGATAATGCATGATTTTTGTACGATAAGTTTAAGCGACCTTTTAACGTCCTGGGATACGATTGAGAAAAGGTTGAAGTGCGCCTGCGAAGGGGATTTTGTAATCGCATTGTACAATCCGAAGAGCAAAGGGAGGAAGGATAATTTAAAAAGGGCGGTGGATATCATATCTGAATATAAAAAAGCGGATACGCCTGTTGGGATTGTGAAAAATGCAGGGAGGGAAGGAAATGAAAAGCGGATAACGACCCTTTCAAATATAGATTATGATTTTGCCGATATGAGGACAGTGCTGATAATCGGAAACAGCGGTACGTATATAAAGGAAGGACACATTATAACTCCGAGGGGGTATAAAATTTGA
- the cobT gene encoding nicotinate-nucleotide--dimethylbenzimidazole phosphoribosyltransferase, with translation MNLLEESVQKIRPADTGAKNEAKKRLDSLAKPLGSLGYLEDIAAKMAGITGNVCSKIHKKNIVVMCADNGVVKEGVSTCPKEITAAMTVNFTRGITGVCVLADHAASDLTVVDIGVDARIVHPGVLDKKIAFGTNDIAKGPAMTRDQAVKAVETGIEIVDDLVRRGYDLIGTGEMGIGNTTTSTAVLCALSNLSPDVVTGKGAGLTDAQFENKKAVIKKALAVNSPKRDDVIDVLSKVGGFDIAGMCGCFIGAAKNRVPIVIDGFISSAAALCAYRINPIVRDFMFPSHLSAEPGAVYMMKELGLDPILNLKMRLGEGTGCALAFEIIEAALHMIECMGTFDDAAIADDFLVDIR, from the coding sequence ATGAATCTTTTAGAAGAAAGCGTACAAAAAATAAGGCCGGCCGATACCGGCGCAAAAAATGAAGCTAAAAAGAGGCTCGACAGTCTTGCAAAGCCGTTGGGAAGCCTTGGATACCTTGAAGATATTGCTGCTAAAATGGCCGGCATTACAGGAAATGTATGCAGCAAAATACACAAGAAGAATATTGTAGTCATGTGTGCCGACAACGGTGTAGTGAAGGAGGGCGTGAGTACTTGCCCGAAAGAAATTACTGCTGCCATGACGGTGAACTTTACAAGAGGAATAACGGGAGTATGCGTTCTGGCCGACCATGCCGCATCTGACCTGACGGTTGTGGACATAGGGGTGGATGCCAGAATAGTGCATCCCGGAGTATTGGACAAGAAGATAGCATTTGGCACAAATGATATAGCAAAGGGTCCAGCAATGACCAGAGATCAAGCAGTCAAAGCCGTTGAGACGGGGATAGAAATTGTAGATGACCTTGTAAGGCGTGGATATGACCTCATCGGTACTGGAGAGATGGGGATAGGCAATACCACAACCAGCACGGCGGTATTATGCGCTCTTTCCAATCTTTCACCTGATGTTGTCACCGGAAAAGGTGCCGGTCTTACCGACGCCCAGTTTGAAAATAAAAAAGCGGTTATAAAAAAGGCACTTGCAGTAAACAGCCCCAAAAGGGACGATGTTATCGATGTGCTGTCAAAAGTCGGGGGCTTTGACATTGCCGGCATGTGTGGATGTTTCATAGGTGCTGCAAAGAACAGGGTACCCATAGTAATAGATGGATTTATATCATCGGCGGCGGCATTGTGTGCCTATAGAATTAATCCAATAGTGAGGGATTTCATGTTTCCATCGCATCTATCGGCAGAACCGGGTGCGGTATATATGATGAAGGAGCTTGGGCTTGACCCAATACTAAATCTGAAGATGAGACTGGGAGAGGGTACCGGTTGTGCTCTGGCATTCGAAATAATTGAGGCAGCCTTGCACATGATAGAATGCATGGGTACGTTTGATGATGCCGCCATAGCCGATGACTTTCTGGTAGATATAAGGTGA
- a CDS encoding MFS transporter translates to MKFNHSIRQTLRYLKGNQRACVVTEPLWAIPNNLILPFVSIYMAEVGLNDVQIGTVASFGLAMQFIWGLFSGAIIDKYGRRRMMLVFGLLSWTIPCILWADAHGYLYFMLAVFFNSMWRVTGNSFSCMIIEDGDPDQLINIYTILNLFGLVAGFISPIVGFFIDRFTLVPTMRILYILSMVMMTTKFILQYHMSNESDIGNQRIEECKGHHLFSLTFGNWNAFASAIRQSRILLYVMLMILMTCFNTVEATFWSLFITAAYGISNSMLSLFPLVKAIITISVYLFITSHLSLRSIQRPLLTGLGSHMLGLIVLLVCQPMGVYALWAVFFSAICEAFALAILGPLCESLMSISIPSEERARTNSLIFAAILFTSTPAGWIAGQLSQISRALPLALNLCIVIAEMMIVLCIARIFQKE, encoded by the coding sequence ATGAAATTTAATCATTCTATACGGCAAACTTTGCGCTATCTTAAAGGAAACCAAAGGGCCTGCGTTGTAACAGAACCTTTATGGGCAATTCCTAATAACCTTATTTTGCCGTTCGTATCGATATATATGGCTGAAGTCGGCTTGAACGATGTACAGATCGGCACGGTTGCCAGTTTTGGCCTTGCTATGCAATTCATATGGGGATTATTTTCGGGCGCAATCATAGATAAATACGGCAGACGCCGCATGATGCTTGTATTTGGCCTGCTCAGCTGGACTATCCCTTGTATACTTTGGGCAGATGCACATGGCTATTTGTACTTTATGCTGGCAGTATTTTTCAACAGCATGTGGCGTGTAACCGGCAACAGCTTCAGCTGCATGATTATCGAAGATGGCGATCCCGATCAACTCATCAATATTTATACCATACTCAATCTTTTTGGATTAGTGGCAGGATTCATTTCACCGATAGTAGGTTTCTTCATTGACCGGTTTACGCTTGTACCGACCATGCGCATATTGTATATTCTATCTATGGTGATGATGACCACAAAGTTTATATTACAGTACCATATGTCAAACGAAAGTGATATAGGCAATCAGCGTATAGAAGAATGCAAAGGGCACCATTTATTCTCGCTGACTTTCGGCAACTGGAACGCGTTTGCTTCTGCTATCCGGCAGTCACGCATATTGCTGTACGTGATGCTTATGATACTGATGACCTGTTTTAATACCGTAGAGGCCACTTTCTGGTCCTTGTTTATCACAGCCGCATATGGCATAAGTAATTCTATGCTCTCTCTATTCCCACTGGTGAAAGCTATCATTACAATATCGGTCTATCTGTTTATTACCTCACATCTTAGCCTTCGCTCGATCCAACGGCCGCTTCTCACCGGACTGGGTTCACATATGCTGGGATTGATCGTATTATTAGTATGCCAACCAATGGGTGTTTATGCGCTTTGGGCAGTGTTTTTCTCAGCGATATGTGAAGCATTTGCGCTCGCCATCCTCGGACCCTTATGTGAATCACTTATGTCAATAAGCATTCCCTCAGAGGAACGAGCACGCACAAACAGCCTTATCTTCGCCGCAATTTTATTTACAAGTACACCTGCGGGTTGGATAGCAGGTCAGCTCTCACAGATTAGCCGTGCGCTCCCTCTGGCGTTGAACCTTTGCATAGTAATAGCAGAAATGATGATAGTGCTATGCATAGCACGCATATTTCAAAAAGAATAA
- the cobK gene encoding precorrin-6A reductase, with the protein MIWIIGGTCEAVELVERIDDRYKYIITAATEVEREFIDNGNLVVCRMDEAGMEDFIKRNSIKVVVDVSHPYAFEVTKNAREAAHKCNIEYIRYVRKKTDDMEGCVYMKSIHDCLEFLKTVNGCVFFTTGSKNIKEFESVRGENRFVYRVLPSVESIKECMDSNVVMKDIIASLGPYSEDFNAAMFKEYGALYVVMKDSGIQGGTGEKIRACRRLDIKAVIIGRKDEEGISDIDDIIKKLEHRNLQ; encoded by the coding sequence TTGATATGGATAATAGGAGGGACATGTGAGGCGGTCGAGCTTGTAGAAAGGATAGATGACAGATATAAATACATAATAACCGCTGCGACGGAAGTGGAAAGGGAGTTTATCGATAATGGGAATCTCGTCGTATGCCGGATGGATGAGGCCGGCATGGAGGATTTTATAAAACGCAACTCAATAAAGGTTGTCGTCGACGTGTCTCACCCTTATGCATTTGAGGTAACCAAAAATGCAAGGGAAGCCGCTCATAAATGCAATATCGAATATATAAGGTATGTGCGGAAGAAAACAGATGACATGGAAGGCTGTGTATATATGAAATCTATACATGACTGCCTTGAGTTTTTGAAGACTGTAAACGGATGTGTGTTCTTTACGACAGGTTCAAAAAACATAAAGGAATTTGAATCCGTAAGAGGGGAAAACAGGTTTGTATACAGAGTACTGCCTTCAGTGGAAAGTATAAAGGAATGCATGGACAGCAATGTGGTGATGAAGGATATTATCGCATCTCTTGGGCCATATAGTGAAGATTTCAATGCCGCGATGTTTAAAGAATATGGAGCTTTGTATGTTGTCATGAAGGACAGCGGCATTCAGGGAGGTACGGGTGAGAAAATAAGGGCATGCAGAAGGCTTGATATAAAGGCAGTTATAATCGGCCGGAAGGATGAAGAAGGGATAAGCGATATTGACGATATCATAAAAAAATTGGAACATAGGAACTTACAATAA
- the cobS gene encoding adenosylcobinamide-GDP ribazoletransferase, translating to MIKSFVLMMQFFTRLPINIEIDVKRETVIKGTVFLPLIGMIVGFGSYLAYYIAGLINRDAAALAAVIVMFLITGGLHVDGLSDTTDGFFSARSKDRILEIMKDSRVGSFGVIAIVFDILAKYVLIKNTSPDIAAYSLILSCGCARSSMSLLFGIGKSARPGGMGDMFLNKGSFKYFIASSLIFGIIGFYMAGYVFMISFFACLLLSLLMMMKSDRIIGGLTGDVFGTICELAEILSLAIFMGVRI from the coding sequence ATGATAAAATCATTTGTTTTAATGATGCAGTTTTTTACCCGGCTGCCCATCAATATCGAGATAGACGTCAAAAGGGAGACTGTCATAAAAGGCACTGTTTTTTTACCGTTAATAGGTATGATAGTAGGGTTTGGCTCATATCTGGCATATTACATAGCAGGGTTAATAAACAGAGATGCAGCGGCTTTAGCCGCTGTAATCGTTATGTTTCTTATAACCGGCGGACTTCATGTAGACGGTCTGTCGGATACGACCGATGGTTTCTTTTCGGCAAGAAGCAAGGACAGGATACTGGAAATAATGAAGGACAGCAGGGTGGGATCGTTCGGAGTAATAGCCATAGTATTCGATATACTTGCAAAATATGTGCTTATAAAAAATACTTCCCCGGATATCGCTGCATATTCGTTGATACTGTCATGCGGCTGTGCACGCTCTTCAATGTCTTTGCTTTTTGGAATAGGAAAAAGTGCGCGCCCGGGCGGTATGGGGGATATGTTTTTAAATAAAGGATCATTTAAATACTTTATAGCGAGTTCATTGATTTTTGGAATAATAGGTTTTTACATGGCCGGTTATGTGTTTATGATATCATTTTTTGCATGCTTGTTGCTGTCGCTTTTGATGATGATGAAGTCGGACAGGATAATAGGAGGACTGACAGGGGATGTGTTCGGCACGATTTGTGAGCTTGCAGAGATATTGAGTCTGGCTATATTTATGGGAGTGAGGATATGA
- a CDS encoding extracellular solute-binding protein — MMNCSNKGFKFISIFLVSLLVLSTLSGCGKKQPAAAGSSDTGAGIKVTYPMKTNVALKYWWNWSNQYAKSLNEAPIAKELQKKTGIKVTYINPGASTAGDAFNLMLASGDLPDIIEWNWAGFPGGPEKAMNDGYIIKLNDIINKYAPNLKAYYAANPDREKMVKTDSGNFYNFPFFREDEMQLAWYGPIMRQDWLDDLGLQVPTTMDEWHDTLKAFKEKKGATAPLTVDSGLWYFQVGAFAGAYGVKKDFYLENGKVTYGPIQPGYKEFLAAMKEWYSEGLLDKNFSTSDGKIVNANMTSGKSGASLGGSGGGLGAWMQTMKDKDPKYKLVGTPYPVLNKGDRAKFGQRDPYGNSDGAAITTKCKNVEIAARYLDYPYSKEGHMVANFGIEGESYKMVNGEPQYTDIITNNPNKLTRTDALNLYTLIRGSGPAEQDKRLVQCESGSPEQLAAKNNWKNTDQAKHDIQYICFTQQESSDMAKIMADVNTLVNEMTIKFIMGTTPLDDFDKFVKQIKDFGIDKAISIEQAAVDRYNKR, encoded by the coding sequence ATGATGAACTGTTCAAATAAAGGATTTAAATTCATTTCTATCTTTTTAGTTTCATTGCTGGTTCTAAGCACTCTATCGGGTTGCGGAAAAAAGCAACCTGCAGCTGCTGGCAGCTCAGATACGGGAGCAGGAATTAAGGTGACATATCCTATGAAGACGAATGTTGCGCTGAAATATTGGTGGAACTGGTCAAATCAGTATGCCAAGAGTCTAAATGAAGCTCCCATAGCAAAGGAATTGCAGAAAAAAACGGGGATAAAGGTAACATATATAAACCCTGGTGCATCTACAGCAGGTGATGCTTTCAATCTTATGCTGGCATCCGGTGATCTTCCGGATATAATAGAGTGGAACTGGGCAGGTTTTCCCGGCGGGCCAGAAAAGGCCATGAATGATGGCTACATTATAAAGCTAAATGATATTATAAATAAGTATGCTCCCAATCTTAAGGCATATTATGCGGCCAACCCCGACAGAGAAAAAATGGTAAAGACGGATTCGGGAAATTTCTATAATTTTCCGTTTTTTAGAGAAGATGAAATGCAACTTGCGTGGTATGGTCCTATAATGAGGCAAGACTGGCTGGATGATCTTGGACTGCAGGTGCCTACTACCATGGACGAATGGCACGATACACTTAAGGCATTCAAGGAGAAAAAAGGTGCGACAGCTCCTCTGACGGTAGACAGTGGATTATGGTATTTCCAGGTTGGCGCTTTTGCAGGTGCATACGGAGTTAAAAAAGATTTTTATCTGGAAAACGGGAAGGTAACTTATGGCCCTATTCAACCGGGTTATAAAGAGTTCTTGGCTGCCATGAAAGAATGGTATTCCGAAGGATTGCTTGATAAAAATTTTTCAACTTCAGATGGAAAAATCGTCAATGCAAATATGACCAGCGGAAAATCAGGTGCATCGCTTGGCGGTTCCGGAGGCGGACTTGGGGCATGGATGCAGACAATGAAGGACAAGGATCCCAAATATAAGCTTGTTGGTACACCTTATCCTGTATTAAACAAAGGCGACAGGGCAAAATTCGGACAGAGGGATCCTTATGGCAACAGCGATGGCGCAGCGATAACTACAAAATGCAAGAATGTTGAAATCGCAGCGAGGTATCTGGATTATCCATATTCAAAGGAAGGGCATATGGTTGCAAATTTCGGCATCGAAGGCGAATCATATAAGATGGTAAATGGTGAACCTCAATATACCGATATAATAACCAATAATCCGAATAAATTGACAAGGACTGACGCATTGAATTTATATACACTTATAAGAGGAAGCGGTCCGGCTGAACAGGATAAGCGATTAGTACAATGTGAATCTGGTTCACCTGAGCAATTAGCAGCCAAAAATAATTGGAAGAATACTGACCAGGCAAAACATGATATACAATATATATGCTTTACCCAGCAGGAATCAAGCGATATGGCAAAGATAATGGCTGATGTAAATACGCTTGTCAACGAAATGACAATAAAGTTCATTATGGGTACAACTCCTCTTGATGATTTTGACAAATTCGTAAAACAGATTAAAGATTTCGGTATTGATAAAGCAATATCAATAGAGCAGGCAGCCGTGGACAGATACAATAAAAGATAG
- the cobC gene encoding alpha-ribazole phosphatase family protein, translating to MNIVFVRHGRICISKQRRYIGREDVRLLPEGFDDIKKLKNYIECISFGTVYSSPLLRAKQSAAILSDKYITDERLMEANFGIFEGKTYEEICSKFPVECEKWANDYVNYNIPEGESLSVLFDRVENFLDDISKKDGNILAVTHEGVIRCALSLAVGNRDCFFKFRTGYGRFAVVSIDNGYMYIRAVNGLFNLKEIL from the coding sequence ATGAATATTGTATTTGTAAGGCACGGTAGGATATGCATATCGAAACAGCGAAGGTATATTGGAAGAGAGGATGTCAGGCTTTTGCCCGAGGGATTTGATGACATCAAAAAACTGAAAAATTATATTGAATGTATAAGCTTTGGGACTGTATACTCCAGTCCGCTTTTGAGAGCAAAGCAAAGCGCCGCGATTCTGTCGGACAAATATATTACAGATGAAAGACTTATGGAGGCAAATTTTGGCATATTTGAAGGGAAGACATATGAGGAAATTTGTTCAAAATTTCCTGTAGAATGCGAAAAATGGGCGAATGATTATGTAAATTATAATATCCCGGAAGGTGAAAGCTTGAGCGTGTTATTTGACAGGGTAGAGAACTTCCTGGATGATATATCGAAGAAAGATGGCAACATACTGGCAGTCACCCATGAGGGAGTGATACGGTGTGCACTGTCATTAGCCGTGGGAAACAGAGATTGCTTCTTCAAATTCCGTACCGGATATGGCAGGTTTGCCGTGGTGTCGATAGATAATGGGTACATGTATATAAGGGCAGTAAACGGATTGTTTAATTTGAAAGAAATATTATGA
- the cobU gene encoding bifunctional adenosylcobinamide kinase/adenosylcobinamide-phosphate guanylyltransferase, translating to MKSVLVTGGARSGKSSFAESIYNGKTDVVYIATSKVTDREMEERVKLHRKQRPKDWITYEGYHNIDDAVKGSRNYILDCLTVMTSNIMFEYTKDCQVITHLMQKEVEDSVVGEIERLMDRVRLIDGNIVMVTNEVGYGIVPDNHIARVFRDISGRVNRRVAAMCSEVYLVCCGIPVRIK from the coding sequence ATGAAGAGTGTATTGGTAACAGGAGGAGCCAGGAGCGGTAAAAGTTCGTTTGCAGAGTCGATATACAATGGAAAAACCGATGTGGTATATATAGCTACGTCGAAAGTAACCGATCGGGAGATGGAAGAAAGGGTTAAACTTCACAGAAAACAGCGGCCGAAAGATTGGATAACATATGAAGGATACCATAATATAGACGATGCGGTGAAAGGTTCAAGAAACTATATCCTCGATTGCCTGACTGTTATGACATCGAATATAATGTTTGAATACACTAAAGATTGCCAGGTTATAACCCATTTGATGCAGAAAGAGGTAGAGGACAGTGTAGTAGGAGAGATTGAAAGGCTGATGGATAGGGTACGGCTTATCGATGGCAATATCGTGATGGTTACAAACGAAGTAGGATATGGAATTGTTCCTGATAACCATATAGCGAGGGTTTTCAGGGATATATCGGGGAGGGTGAACAGAAGGGTGGCCGCCATGTGCAGTGAAGTTTATCTGGTATGCTGCGGCATACCCGTCAGGATAAAATGA
- a CDS encoding sodium-translocating pyrophosphatase, whose protein sequence is MNWVIVSIILSFAALGVAGYFYWWVVSQPEGSKESEDIGLLIRNGANTFLKREYMVLAKFVGIVAVIILIFLPEPIWAHSPLGNLQAAIAYILGSVLSACAGKMGMQVATIANVKAVNAAKKGLNPAFNIGFRGGAVMGMAVIGVCLFGTSVIYALTKDITTSLMFSFGASSLALFAKAGGGIYTKTADISADLVGKVELGIPEDDPRNPAVIADNVGDNVGDVAGMGADLFDSNVASITAAIVIGMSIGQVNIVFCYAALGLLASILGIFCVRIGKKGDPSNALNNGTYITTVIYVLLTLLASLLFKYNLRIWGATAVGLVVGVIIGITSDYYTSDDKKPVKLVAESSKTGPAFTIITGFSYGFLSALPALIGIGVASLIAYKLCEPLGGSYPMFGISMAALGMLSIVGMVVSNDAYGPIVDNARGLAEMTGLGDDVLDVTDQLDSAGNTAKAITKGFAIGAAGLTVIALLGSYQEIVASATGNTIQFNLMNPMVFFGVLVGVAIPAVFSAMLMLGVNRNAERMVAEIHRQFTDIPGLKEGKPGVVPEYNKCIDIAAIGSLKELIPAGLIVIIATLIVGFIGGINAIGGYLAGNIMSGLLIALMMANAGGLWDNSKKFIESGHFGGKGSAAHKAAVIGDTVGDPFKDTAGPSLNTQITVVSLVASITARLFLKFSLFK, encoded by the coding sequence ATGAATTGGGTAATAGTATCTATAATTCTTTCATTCGCAGCTCTGGGCGTAGCAGGTTATTTTTACTGGTGGGTAGTTTCACAACCCGAAGGAAGCAAGGAGTCTGAAGATATAGGGCTGCTTATAAGAAATGGGGCAAACACTTTTCTTAAAAGAGAGTACATGGTACTTGCTAAATTCGTCGGCATTGTCGCAGTTATCATATTAATTTTTTTACCTGAACCGATATGGGCTCATTCGCCTCTCGGCAATCTTCAGGCGGCGATAGCATATATATTAGGCTCGGTTCTTTCGGCATGCGCAGGTAAAATGGGAATGCAAGTCGCAACCATTGCAAATGTAAAAGCGGTAAATGCAGCGAAGAAAGGGTTGAATCCGGCTTTTAACATAGGTTTCCGCGGTGGTGCCGTTATGGGCATGGCGGTAATCGGGGTATGCCTTTTTGGAACAAGTGTAATATATGCTCTTACTAAAGATATTACAACATCTTTGATGTTCAGCTTTGGAGCAAGTTCTCTGGCCTTGTTTGCAAAAGCCGGAGGAGGAATTTACACAAAGACTGCAGATATAAGTGCGGACCTTGTGGGTAAGGTGGAACTGGGGATTCCGGAGGATGACCCGAGAAATCCTGCTGTTATCGCCGACAATGTCGGAGATAATGTAGGTGATGTTGCAGGGATGGGTGCCGATCTCTTCGATTCAAATGTGGCATCAATAACTGCAGCTATTGTAATAGGTATGTCCATTGGACAGGTAAATATAGTATTCTGTTATGCAGCTCTTGGGCTTCTGGCTTCGATACTCGGAATCTTCTGCGTAAGAATCGGTAAAAAGGGAGACCCGAGCAATGCACTGAACAATGGTACGTATATTACCACAGTTATTTACGTTTTACTGACACTTTTGGCTTCACTGTTGTTTAAATATAATCTTCGTATTTGGGGAGCTACGGCTGTAGGTCTCGTCGTTGGAGTAATAATCGGTATAACTTCTGATTATTATACATCTGATGACAAGAAACCTGTAAAACTTGTGGCGGAATCCTCAAAGACTGGACCTGCATTTACAATTATTACAGGATTTTCTTATGGATTTCTGAGCGCGCTGCCTGCTCTTATAGGGATAGGCGTGGCTTCGCTTATAGCATATAAACTCTGTGAACCTCTGGGCGGAAGTTATCCTATGTTCGGAATAAGCATGGCAGCCCTTGGAATGTTATCGATAGTGGGTATGGTTGTTTCGAATGATGCATATGGTCCTATAGTTGACAATGCAAGAGGACTTGCAGAGATGACAGGTCTCGGAGATGATGTACTTGATGTAACCGACCAGCTGGATTCGGCAGGCAATACCGCAAAGGCGATAACAAAGGGATTTGCAATAGGCGCTGCTGGATTAACTGTCATTGCACTGCTCGGTTCTTACCAGGAAATTGTTGCCAGCGCAACGGGCAATACGATACAGTTCAATCTTATGAACCCAATGGTATTTTTCGGGGTATTGGTCGGAGTTGCTATACCGGCAGTTTTCTCAGCCATGTTAATGCTCGGTGTAAACCGCAATGCTGAGAGGATGGTTGCTGAAATACACAGGCAGTTTACGGATATACCCGGTCTGAAAGAAGGAAAGCCCGGCGTAGTTCCTGAATACAACAAATGTATCGATATTGCCGCTATAGGTTCTCTGAAAGAATTGATACCTGCAGGTCTTATAGTGATAATTGCAACGCTGATCGTTGGATTTATAGGCGGTATAAATGCAATTGGTGGATATCTGGCAGGCAATATAATGTCAGGGCTTTTGATTGCGCTCATGATGGCAAATGCCGGAGGTCTATGGGATAATTCCAAGAAGTTTATAGAATCCGGACATTTCGGAGGAAAAGGTTCTGCAGCCCACAAAGCGGCAGTTATAGGAGATACCGTCGGTGATCCTTTCAAGGATACGGCAGGTCCTTCGCTTAACACACAGATTACAGTTGTGTCGCTGGTGGCATCCATTACTGCAAGGCTGTTCCTGAAATTTTCACTTTTCAAATAG